In Centroberyx gerrardi isolate f3 chromosome 14, fCenGer3.hap1.cur.20231027, whole genome shotgun sequence, the genomic stretch GCAACCTCTGGATGGTATACCAGACGATGACCATTTGGACAGTTCAGATGAAGAACTGAGCACAAATGGTAAATATACCAAAGAAAGTAAATTGGTTACTTCCTTTGGTAAATATATTCCACTGTCTGTGTCAATCTTTATTCTTTCATTCTAAGGACCATATGAGTTTATTTGTGCTTCTAACTGTGTTCTGTTTCCAGAGAAAACAAATCTGAACAGGTTGGGAGAGCCAGTGCACAGTGAGTGTGTACCCTCCACATCTGCTATAGCATCCCTGAGAGAAGATGCTGCCACCACCTTTCAGCAGAGAACAAAAAAGATGACCATGCATGAAAAGTTAGCCAGAGAATTTCAtgagcataaaattaaataTCTGAAGGAagaacatgaaatgaaaatgaaaattctacAGGTTGAATTGGATATGAAGTTGGAAGAGAGAGCTATGATCCAAAAAAGATACAGTAATGAGACAATTGTGATTACTAGCCATGGTGAACAGTATgatatgtaaaaaataaatgttttgtcatttggATATTCATGAGTGTGAGTATTTTAATCACCACAAACTACATTTTAAACCAGCCTTGGTTTAGTCACTCATTTAATTTTGCTGCACACTATTTTAATTTTGTACAGAACAAACATTATCAAAGCAAAAATAAGCCATAATGAATACATTCCATATTTAAATGCATCTCATCTAGTTGAAGTGCTGCAATGTGAAAGCAACTCTGTGTGCAAGTCCTCGTCGGTCATTGCCTGCCTCAGCCATGGGCACATCTGCTTGATCCTGATCTTCCATTGGAGGATCAGGACAGCAATGCTGCTTCAGGTAGTTGTGCAGCACAGCTGTAGCAATGATCACCTTGCAGCATCTTCTTGGCTTGAAACGAAGTGTATTGCGTAAACACTGGAATCGATTTTTCCATACTCCAAACATACGCTCGACCATCCCTCTAGTGCGGATATGAGCTCTGTTGTATCTTTGCTGCTCAGCTGTTGTGGGATTTATGTATGGAGTGAATAAAAAGTTCCACTGTCCCCAAGTAGTAGTCCACTATGTTGTCCTCTCTGAAACTGAGCACACAATGAAGAGTTGAGAAAAATCCTTGAATCGTGAGTTGCACCTTTCCAACGGGCAACAATGTTTGAAAACTCTAAATTAGGAGTGCATACACCCTGAACATTGATGGAAAACCAGTTCTTACAGTTCCTGTACTCCTCAGCATCAGGAGTTGATGGACACTTGACGGGAACATGACATCCATCTATACAGCCAATCACTCCTGGGAAGTGCCCATATTCATAGAATTGCACTTTATAGTTGGCTTGGCCAGCAGCATCAGGAAACTTGATGTAAAGACCCCTCAGTTCACAAATGGCCCTGCAGACTTTGTGAACTATTCTACACACAGTTGCTTCACTGGCACCACACAAATCACCAGTTTCATGATGAAAGATTCCAGATGCCAAAAACCTCAAAGTGATCAGAACTTGGAGAGAATTGGGTAAAGGCCTTCCTCtttgagacagagaggaaagtcTAGGCTCAAGCAAAGATATTATCTCCAATGCATTTTCTTTGTACATACGAAAGTGGTCTCGAAAAGTTATTTCATCAAAGTAATTTAATGAATTACTCCTATCCATAAGTACTCGTCTGGCTGGCCTCTGTAGTGCATGTTGGTCTTCATTTAGATATTCCAAATAGTCCATGCTCCCTCACAAACAGTACTAAGCAGAAGTTAAACCTGCCTCTTTGAAGGATTCATTTAAGCTTCAATTTAGTCCTAGAGTAGCTCTAATCCTCCCTCTTGCAATCGGCTTTGTTTAATCCAGAACAGGTTAAATCTACGACTATTTTAAGATAAGTCTGTGCAAGTCGCTTTGAGTTAAGACAGCTCAAACAGGCATTTTAGTCTGGGACTAGGTTTAAGTTTAAAAACTATCAGTAAGTgtgataaggtcactattaGGTACCAGAGACACACTAGGCAATAATTCCCTCTGGgaatgggaatattatagtgattgtTCGGTTCCTTGGAGCAGACGATTATGTGAAAGTGGAATGAATGGTTTGGATCTCTGCTGTAGAAGGAACAAAATTCAGCAACCGCTCAAGCAATAGGAGTATTAGGTAACATATTTGAAATTCTGGGCTAAATCATTTAGCATAAAACTAAGTGTATTGATTTAAGGTGATTAGCCTAATATCAACTGTCAAACATGTTGCAGTTGCACCTCTGTGTCATTTTAAAACATTCTTGTATCTGATTTgggacacacaacacacatttcacatgttAGCAGGAACACATAGACATAATATATTGCTTATGTTGTGTTGTACAGAAATAACATGTGTTGTCACAAACTGGACACAAACACTTTAGATGTGGCTAAAGTTTGCTCATGTTGAGTGACAATGACTGGAAGACAAAACCATGAACTCCACCTTCACATGGCTTTAGTTAACTCTCAGGCCAAAGAACCATCTGAGCACCATaaagagaaaaagcaaaacaaaaacaagaattaTCCTGTCATGAGAAGATGGAAAAGATTTCCCAGAAGTTAAGACATTGTGTTATTTCTATGTGCAATGAACAACACAGTGTAAGGCACAAAGAATAGCTGAGGCCAACCTATAATACCAACACTCCCTAAAGATTAGTATTcatctctccacccccccccccccccccctcagtctCCACCCATACCTTCCTCCtgcctggaggagggagggagagagagagagagagagagagagagagagagagaggagtattATTGAAACCAGACCACTTTTAAGATGACTTGGAGCAGCGTGGCCCTGTACTCTTCCTCTGTGGCCGGGGACAGACTTAAAATAATCAACAAGGAACCATTTGGAAAGGTAATACTGAAACAACAAGACACAACTAAAGCTGTCGGGCGACTTCTcagttttctccctctgctgtgAGTGTTTAGGGTCAGGAACTTGTTGGAGCAGTTTGTGCCGGTGTTAAAATGGCCTTGAATGCTGTGCGTGTTGTGTATGCATTTTTGCTATAATGGAGCCGTTGGAAAGTGGAGCGCAGGTGTAGTCGGGTCGGAATGTATATATTTTCTTGGTCTTGTTTGGACAACTGCCAAACCCAACTGCCTCAGGGcataaacaaatacaaacaattcTATTCCAACTTTAACTTAACTGCATTGTATCTGTTCACAtctgtacattttttgttttttaattagaaTATTTGCTTGGTGTCACATACCTCTGTTGGGGTGGTAAAATTCCTTTTTAACTACCGGGGGAGGGGAAAACATAAgtgtttgtgtaagtgtgttagACACAGTTTGTCAAGACCTAGgctttttagtttgttttttgttttgttttgttttttttcacctctGAATAATTTGTACTACTTTGAATTCACACATATTACTTTATGACAGAGAATTTGGTGTCTTTGTTACAGTAACAACACTGAAGAATGGTATCTACATATCCTAGGACTACCTAGGATCTCACACGTCATCACAGCACCGCTTAACACCCTTCTCTGTCCCAGTGGGATTTGTATTTGAACTAGGAGGTCGACTCCACGAAAAGACATGAGGTAAGGAGTGACAACTGTCCTGGTAGGACAAGTTGGATCCTGAGAAAATGCGTTAGGCACACTCCATGTATTTATAATTCATGTCTAGAATGAAGGCTGCTTGCTGTTGTCTCACAGGCCAGAGTGCATGAACAGAAGATCAATGTAGACTTACAAGGCTTTAATGCAACAGAATGATGTTTCACAGGGTGCGAACTTTCTCCAGAGGACAGATCCTGCAGGAATTCCATCTTCGATGTCAATCACTCGCTGCCAACCACAACAGAGGCTTTAAACAGGAGTTTGAGGTATTCCAAATGGGACTTGGGTTAAATTTGTGACTGGGAAACAAGCCTTGGTTTATGTTTATGATTGGGGAAACATGCTAGAGGTGTTGTCATGTATACTAACGTGTGCTTTGGCTCTGAGAAGGAGCTGAATGACGTTGGCAAAGAGCTCGCCTCCAGGGCGGGAGACCTGGAGGCCAACAGGGAGAAGAACAGGTACCCCTACATTTTGCCATGTAAGTACGTAGCTCTATCATAGTAAAGCAGTTCACAGCACACTAGCCTATGCATGTTGAGACAGGTATttgccatccatccattttctgaCCCCATTCGGTTACAGACGACCACTGTCGGGTGAGGCTGTCCCTTCAAGACTCCCAGCCACACTCTGACTATATCAACGCAAACTTTGTGCCTGTAAGAATTCATTCAGCTCCTCAAACCTTGTCATGTAATATAGCTAACACTGCCTATTATTTTCACCCGTGTGTCTTCCTACCTACCTTCCTTCTTACCTACATACCTTGCtacctctctgtccctctgactgttggcctgtctctctgtttggttACCTGCCTGTCGCTCTGTCTACCTGTCCTGCCAGGATTACATACTCACTTACCTTGCTAGTATCTAGTCtgcgcgtctgtgtgtgtctgtgtgtgtctgtgtgtatttatctaATCCCATAATGGCCGTGTGTCTGTATTCAGGGTGGAGGATCGGAAAGAGACTTCATCTGCACCCAGGGTCCTTTGCACAACACCATGGCGGACTTCTGGAGGATGGTGTGGGAGCAAAACGTCAGGATCATTGTCATGGTGACAGCGCTGAGACACAAGGACACGGTGAGAAAGACATTCATTCAGTCagcgtgcgtgagtgtgtgtgtgtgtgtctgtgtcagtgtgtgtggctgttgcATGCTAACCTTTAATTGTAGTGCCGTTTCTACAAAATATGAAGAAAGCCTGCTGCTGTAGTAGTGCTGATCCTCTGGTTTGACCTTTCTGGTGAAGTGGATTCATGCGTGTCTACAATTTGCATATCCCAACAATACTTACTACTAGTATTACCTACGTAATATAGTAACAGGGCAAATGAGTGCTCACAAATCTAGCTTGTCTGACAtggttttctgtgtgtacaGGTGCTGTGTGATAAGTATTGGCCTCTGGAACGAGGGACAGTTTGTCACGGACTGGTCCAAGTGACCACACTGACCCGCAAACAAGGTCCAGATTATTTTATCACCACCATTAACCTTAGACAGGTGAGCGCAACACACATTCATCATCAAAGAAGTTTCTACATTTTACAATACTGAGGCCAGATGAAGATCTACTCACAAAGTCTTGGtgactgtctgtgtttcagagagGTTGTCCAACAGAGAGGATAGTAACGCACTACTACTACCCTTCCTGGCCGGACCGGGGCGTCCCCAAAGACACATCCTCACTCTGTGCCGTCACTGAGCATGTGCGGCAGCATTTGGAAACCATTCCACGCCTGGGGCCAGCTGTGGTGCACTGCaggtctgacctctgacctcaagGCCATCACCTCTTTGAAGGAACCCATGACTCACTTATATGTGTCTCTGTCAGCATTAGTTTTCATAAGCCTATGTAGAGTTTGTAGAGTTTATCTGGTGGAACATGGGACTGTGTATAATATCATTCATCTTTTTATGCGTTTCAGTGCAGGTGTTGGGCGGTCAGGGGCATTTGTAACGTTGTTATGGCTgatgcagctgtgtgtgagGGGCGTCCAGCCTAATATCCGTGCTGCGGTGGAAGACCTACGCCGACACCGAATGTGGATGGTCCAGAATCTGGTCAGTCCACTACGACACTCAACTGGACAGGGTCATCAAACATTCGCCAGTCCCAATGAGGCCTAAATGTCCTATTTACAACCAAGAATATCCCATTCAAATTGTGTTGTCAATTTTCTATTCATAATGATGGAATGACTGTACCTGAATACCTTAAGTGGAGGGCTCAGTGCTATAAAACCTTAAATAGCTTACCCTGGTCATTTATCCAGAAGTACTTAGAGTTGAACACGttactttaaaatgtaaattgattGCGTGGTTGAAACTTAAATCATTAGCATGCTCCTTTGGATTGTGTCAACTCAGTAACACAACCTCATTACTTCCATTTTGGTTACTAAAatctgtacatatatatatacagtatatatatatatatatatatatatatatatatatatatatatacatatatattccAGTTTATAGACTGAATAGTGTTATTTAAGTAGTATAAAATGAAGTAATTATCATGTGAGTCAAAACACGTTTTGCCTGCATACACTTGACAAATCCGAGTTACCACTTTttttgtacatgtatgtgtaatctgattactgtttTTAGAGTGGAATGCATTGCAATTACCAATTTTTTTGTGATGGGATAACTGTAATCCATTCACTTTTAATCTATTACTCCCCAACTGTGACAGCATCATAAATCTGTCATCGCCAAACTCATAAACTCAGTGTGATCTAATGGAATGTGCAAAATGCAAGATCAAGCGTCCTCATTATCTGCTCAttccaaatgtgtgtgtaaacaggaGCAGTATATATTTGTTCATCGGTGTCTGCTACACTGGCTCAGTGGAGGATCTGTGGGAACCTCTGCACAGTGAGAAAACATAAacatgcatcaacacacaccaagatTGATTTCAGTATAGGAATATCATCAGTCACTGTAGTGCATGATTGCATCTTAATGaggtgtctcttctctctctctctccacagctcaCAGAGTCAGGGTGGCACTTCTAATGCCGGCCAGAGCCAGGATCGACCCCACAGCTCCTCggcacagagagggaggaggagacatcAGCACGAACGGCACAAGCCTCACCCAGAGCAACCGCAGAACTCAATGCAGCATCTGCTCCACCCTGGGAACCTATTGAGGAGGCTACTGCCTTCCTCAATGCAGTTTAATTCACACTCGCATAGCTGAGCAGACATAATGCTCACAATACAAATCCACAAGCAAGGCACACCCACAGCTTTCAAGGTAAAAACACCCATCCAAAGCTCTCACACCTGAGACGGAAGGATAGACTTTTATGCGGAAATGCTGTGCACGCGTGTATAAGGACAGGCCCAGTGGGCGGGAATGAGGCCTAAGGGCATCATGCTGATAAAAGGTGACAGGAGAGACCACAGCCGCAGCACTACATATCGTCACCAGAGGGGAAAAGTTGAGGAGACAACCTGCCGCTCAGGTCAAACCTGTTCCTCCACACTGGATTACAAGAAACGTGAGAACGATAATCAGGCTGATAAATGCAATTTAACACCAAGGGAGCAGACGAGCATATCTCTGTCACGCCACCTATAGCAATGTTTAAGAACCCAACATGTTCAACCAAAATGTCTACTGCATGCGGCTACCAAATATTTGTCAGATGAGTGCTTGAACATGTGTATGTCCCAATATGTTAATCAGTAAATTGTTTGCCTCCACTACTGATGGAGTGATGCAAGTTTGAACtaaatggtttttttttaatcattgtgTATCATTTTATATCACAACGCAAGCTATCAATACTTAAGGATGCGTGTGCAGAATTGATAATGGACTTGCTACAAAGGCAAAGACACATGGTATAGTGGCTGTACAAAAAGGTCatgtttcaaaaacacacaggcactgCCATTCTCCTTAGATGACTGAAACCCATTACAGTACATGAAGGAGCTATGAGTATTATACATTATAGAACAATAAGGGCTAACCCACTTTTAAGAGTCTTTCATTTGTCATGTAATaaacatttatgatacaatgGATCCCTCTGCGGGTGAGTCCTGGGGTTGGTGATGTactgaagagggaggaggatcCAGCAGTCGGCCGACTTCACCCTCCCTCTGCCAGGTGTCCTCCTTGTGGCAGCTGCAAGTAGCTGCAGGTAGAGTGGCGACGCTGTATGGTAACAAAGTCCATAACAGAATTAAGGTCCTGAAGTCATTCAATGCTGCTGATCTGAGCTAGTCCGATAAGGGGCGCTACAGCCCAAGCACCATTCACTAATAAGCAAGTCCTCTCCAGAGCTCAATGTGTCCACACGTCAATTCAGCTCAAGACTGACAGAGTGAGAtacaaagaaagagggaaaagtcACACAACTTGAAAGCGAGTATTTAAGTAGCCCATGCCCGGCTACTTGATGCAGTCTAAATACCACTGAGGTATTCACTGTGAGATGTAATGGTGAGGTATGAGGGATGGTATAGCAAGAAAGAGGGATATATATGAAAAGCAGCATAGCGCAGGCCAACCCCAgtgaaaatatatatgaaatatattacagattaaaacaaaaacagtaaagaAAATATACAATTATTCCAGACTATTGGTAGGACAACCAACagt encodes the following:
- the LOC139928285 gene encoding receptor-type tyrosine-protein phosphatase V-like is translated as MRVRTFSRGQILQEFHLRCQSLAANHNRGFKQEFEELNDVGKELASRAGDLEANREKNRYPYILPYDHCRVRLSLQDSQPHSDYINANFVPGGGSERDFICTQGPLHNTMADFWRMVWEQNVRIIVMVTALRHKDTVLCDKYWPLERGTVCHGLVQVTTLTRKQGPDYFITTINLRQRGCPTERIVTHYYYPSWPDRGVPKDTSSLCAVTEHVRQHLETIPRLGPAVVHCSAGVGRSGAFVTLLWLMQLCVRGVQPNIRAAVEDLRRHRMWMVQNLEQYIFVHRCLLHWLSGGSVGTSAHSQSQGGTSNAGQSQDRPHSSSAQRGRRRHQHERHKPHPEQPQNSMQHLLHPGNLLRRLLPSSMQFNSHSHS